The nucleotide sequence ACGCTTCGGTATAGCTTTCCGTTATTGTTTCTTTCAAACTCTTCACTTGTTCCTGTTCGACGATGGCAATCGCACATCCGCCGAATCCCGCACCGGTCATCCGTGCGCCGATAACGCCGGGATGCGCCCAGGCCGTTTCGGCAATGTGGTCGAGCTCAGCACCCGTCACTTCGTAGTCGTCCCGGAGAGACAGATGGGAGGCGTTCATCAATTCGCCGAAGCGCTCCAGGTTGCCTTTTTCCAGTTCATCGAGCGCGAGCAGCGTCCGTTCGTTTTCGGAGACGGCGTGCTTCGCCCGTCTGCGGTTCGTGTCGCTGCCAATCAGGTGCTGGAACTGCTCAAATTTCTCGTTCGTCAGTTCGCCGAGGCTCGTGACGGGCAGTTCCGCACGCAGGTCTCCCAGCGCCTGTTCGCATTCGCTGCGGCGTTCGTTGTACTTCGAGCCGGCAAGTGTCCGCTGCTTGTTGGAGTTAATGATGACAATCTCGTGGTCATTTAATTTAACCGGCGCGTAGCTGTACTTCAAGGTCTGGCAATCCAATAAAATCGCCGCATCTTTTTTCCCTTTGCCGATGGCGAACTGATCCATGATGCCACTGTTGACGCCGATATAATCGTTTTCCACCCGTTGCCCAAGCTGGATCATCTGCAGGCGGTCGATCGTTAAATCGAACAAGCCTTCGAGCACCACGCCGGTCGCCATTTCAATGGAAGCGGAAGAAGAGAGGCCGGCACCATTCGGGATGTTGCCGTAAAACAGGATGTCCATGCCGGAAGAAATGGGAAATTCGTTGCCGGTAAACTGCTGGATCATCCCTTTCGGAAAGTTCGCCCAGCCGTGGTCCGGGTTATAGGACAGGTCACCCAAATCACATTCGATGATTCCTTCTTCCGGAAAATTCATCGAATAGAACCGCAATTGCTGGTCCGGGCGTTTTTGGGCAACCGCATATGTACCGAACGAAATCGCTGCCGGAAACACATGGCCGCCGTTGTAGTCGGTGTGTTCGCCGATCAAGTTGATGCGCCCCGGTGCAAAGAAGAAGCGCGGTTTCTCCGCCGTTTTGAAAACGTCTTTAAATGTCTGAGCCACGTGCTGTTGAATCATTGTCTTCCACCCCAATACTTAATAAATTAATTTAATTAACATGAGTATAAAGGAATTTGGTAAACTATTCAATAATAAGAATGAAAACTCTTACAATTTAGTTGTATGAACCAACCGGAGGGATAGACATGCGCCAAGGCAGCTTTCAATGGATGAAGTCGATGAACAAATCGATCATCCTCAACAAAATCAGAAAAGACGGACCGATCTCGCGCGCCCAGATTGCACGGGAAACGAAATTGACGCCGCCGACCGTCAGCAGCAACGTCAAAGAGCTGATCGACCAGAAAATCGTCGAAGAAAGTGATTTCGGCGAATCGCTCGGCGGACGGAAGCCGACGATGCTCGTCATCAACGACCAGGCATTCACGATCATCGGTGTGGACGCAGGCCCAGAACACATCGAATGCATCGTAGCGGACCTGGCAGGGAAAGTCCTGAAACGGTCGCAGACGAAGCTTGAGCTCCCCATCAACAGCGAGCAGTTTCTCGCCGCCTTGAAGCGCGGCATTGCGGAGTGCCTCGACGGGACTTCAGGTAGAGAAGAAAACATCATCGGCATCGGCGTCGCGATGCACGGCGTGGTGGATGTCGAACGCGGCGTTTCGCTGAATGCGCCAATTCTTGGTCTCGCCAATATCCCGATCAAAGAAGAACTGGAACAGGCATTTGGCCTGGAAGTGAAAGTGGAAAACGATGCACGCGCCATGGCACTCGGCGAATACTGGTTCGGCAACCACGGCGAACTGGAAAGCATGCTGGCAGTGAATGTGGGCAGAGGCGTCGGAGCGGGCCTCATCATCGACGGGAAACTGTACCACGGCTTTTCAGATATCGCGGGGGAAATCGGCCATATGACGATCGATCTGCACGGTGAAATTTGCGAATGCGGCAACCGGGGCTGCCTGCAAACCTTTGTCACAGGCCCGGCCATCGCCCGGAAAGTGACCAATAGAGGGGCAGCGAATCCACTGACTGCCGAAACCGTCTACAAACTGGCAGTCGGCGGCAACAGACAGTTTGCGGACATCCTGAAAGAATCCGGACAAGCGATGGGCGTGGGGCTGACCAACTTGATCCACATCGTCAACCCGGAAAAAATCGTCCTGGGCGGCGGCGTCTCAAAAGCCGAGCAATTCATCTTGCCGGCAATCCGCGAAACGATTCAAGCGTCCGCACTGACGCCTTCTGCAAGTAAAACTCAAGTCGAAGTCACAAAACTCGGAGACGATGCCACATTGATCGGCGCCATCACCTTGCTGCTGGTCGATCTTTTTGAACTGAAATAAAGAAAGCGTCTATCTTCGAAGAAAGAAGTGGTGGGATGATCGACAACTTGAAAAAAATTTACCCTTCCTTGGTCGTCTATCAAGAAGAGAGCCAAGGCTTGGACGATAGCTACAACTGGTTCAGAACAGAAGCCGGTGAAATCATCGGCATCGAAAAAAGCGAACTAAGCCCGAAAGACCTGTCGGTGCTCGAGGCGTTCATGACGCCTTACCGCAGCGATGTTCCTGTCCTGACGCCAGAAGAACAGAAATGGCGAAACGCGATTGACTCGGACGGTGCAGATTTGGTGGAAACGGAAGGGACTTACCGCTTTGTCTATTTCTCCATCAAAGAAAACCAGATCAGCCCGGAATTATTCAAAGATGCGCTCGCTGAACTGTTTCCGGGAAACGTTCCGATTCTATGGGAAAATGGCCACGAAGGAATTCTGATTGAACACGAAAGCATCGGCAGCGACAGCATTTCCTACGAAGACATCATCAATATTTTGATGAGCGATTTGTACATCAAGATCCATTTCCTGGTCGGCCCTTTCCGAACCGGGATGGAGCGGGTCAGCCAGTACCATGCGTTTATGCTGACGGCGGCGAAAGCCGTTTTTGCCGAGTCCAATAAAGCAGTCGCGAATCTCAGCGATGCCGTGCCGTATTTATTGATCGACCAAGCGAATGCGGACCACTACCGCAGCATCCGGGAAATGATCCTGCAGAATTATGACGATGACGAAGAAACCTTGCGGATGATCGAAGTGTTCACGAAATACAATTTGAACGTCTCCGAAACTGCCAAAGCGCTCCACCTGCACCGCAACTCTCTGCAATACCGGCTCGACCGCTTCACCGAAAACACCGGCATCGACATCCGGAAATTCCACCAGGCGATGGCCGTCTATTTGGCATTGCTCGTTAAGGTTTGACTGAATCCAGTTTCAGGAGGTCAGCAAGGATGAAGAGAAAAGAATGGAAGGTTATTGCTGCCGGCTACCGCCATTCGGTGGCGCTTCAAACGGACGGGACTGTACTTGCAACCGGGGACAATAAAGATGGCCAATGCGATATCAGCGATTGGCGTGACATCATAGCCATTGAAGCCGGCAGCGCGCATATCGGCAGTTCGCACACGGTCGGGTTGAAAAAGGACGGCACGGTAGTAGCCGCTGGCTGGAATAAATACGGCCAATGCAAAGTGGATGAATGGAATGAAATCGTATCGATTGCAGCAGGCTGGCGCCGCACCGTCGCAATCAAAACGGACGGGACCGTCTTGGCAGTCGGCCAAAACAACGAAGGCCAGTGCAATGTGGGAGACTGGGAAGACATTGTGGCGACCTCAGCCGGCGATTGGCACACAATCGGGTTGAAAAGGGACGGAACGGCAGTCGGTGTGGGGAATAACCGCTACGGCCAGCGCAATCTCAGCGATTGGCACGACTTGTTGGGAGTCGCAGCAGGTTACCTGCATACGGTCGGACTGAAAAGGAACGGCACGGTGGTGGCAATGGGTTCGAATAAAGACGGCCAATGCGAAGTAAGTGGCTGGAAGGGTATTGTAGCAATCGCCGCTGGAAGCAATCATACAGTCGGGTTGAAGTCGGATGGCTCAGTCGTCGCTGTCGGCCGGAACAATCAAGGGCAGTGTGACGTGAACGATTGGCACGATATCGTTGCGGTTTCAGCGGGCTACGCCCATACGCTTGGTTTGAAAGCAGACGGTACCGTGGTCGCGGCTGGCCGGAACGATGAAGGCCAGTGCAATGTCAGCGAGTGGAGCGGCATCGGGCTTTCTGACACATAGGATTGATCATCAAAGAAGAGTTTGAAAGAGAACAACTATATAGAAGCAAAAGATTGAGCGGAGCGATTCCGTTCAATCTTTTTTATTTATAGCAGCCAAGTTTTAGCAGGAAAAAACTCTGCCTCTAGCGAATTTGTGGCTATACCTGATCGATAGAGAAACGGCATGAAAAATCCAATGTTCAACTACCAGTAGTTGAATACTTAGAGTCGAAGACGCAGAAGAAAGGAAAGGTGGGAGGAATGAAGGCGGTCACGAAGATCTTTTGGATGAGTGCGGTGATGTTGCTGATGGCAGGCTGCGGGAATGCGAATGAAGAAGCTGTACCAGATGCTTCAAAAGACAGTCCAGCAATCGAAACTACAGAAAAAGATACAACTGAAACAGTAGAAAACACATCAAAAGATGAAGGGAAGGAATCGGATATGGAAAAGGAAAACGAAGTCACGCCAGAAGAAACCGTATCAACTGAACCGGACAGCACTTCTGAAAATGCAGGGAACCAGCAAGACGAAGATGCCTTGTCCGAGTATACGAGCGAGCAGATCGAATACGCCAGAGTCTGGCTGCAGCTCGGGCCGAACCAGGACATCGACGGTTTGTATGTAGAACGCATCCCGGCGGATACTCCGCTCAATCCCGATGATGAAACAAGCGGCGTTTATCCGGAGGATGTTATCCAATTGGCCGGTTCCCGTTTAGTCGATGGCTCTGTCACGTATAGCGGAAACGGCGACGGCACGATTAACGTCTACAATGTGCCGCTGCGCTGGGACGGCGAGTATCCGGCGGGGGAAGAGTTCTATACGGAGATTATCGATAATACAGAGCTCGTACCGATTGATGTAGGGAAAGACGAGGAAGTCATTCGCTTGATCGAATTGCTGAAAGAACAGTCATAAGAATAAAACATTAAGCAAAGGGAGCCATTAGGAGGTCAGTTATGAAAATGTTTTTCCATTATAACTGGATGGTCCGGGAAGAATGGTACCAGTGGTGCGAGGAAATCAGTGAAGAAGAGCTGTTGAAGAAACGCACCGGTGGCCAAGGCAGCATCCTTAAAACGCTTTTCCACATAGCGGATGTGGAATGGAGCTGGATTCGTTTACTGGAAGGAAAAGACGATTTCCAGGAAGACTTCGAGGAATACAACAGCCTGGAAAAGGTGCGCAAGCTTGATGCGCAGTTCCGGCCGGAAGTCGAACACTTTGTGGCGAACTGGGATGACAGCATGGAACACCGCCTACTTAAGACGCCAGGACGAGACGGAACCATCGACATCGATCAGTGGGGAGAAGTGATGCGGCACGTCATCGCGCATGAAATCCATCATATCGGACAATTATCGGTGTGGTCGAGGGAATTGGGGAGAGAGCCGGTGTCTGCGAATCTCGTGGGACGGGGTCTACCTGAATTGAATAAAAACAAATAAAAACAGAAAGCCGCCGCTTTCTGTTTTTATTTTAGTAAGGCTAATAATCATTCAATTGATGGTTTTGGCATTAATGTTTTCTTTAAACCACTACTATTTTAATTGATCAAATTCTTAAGCCAGTTGCTCAATATAGGTATCTCATCATTATAGATTGTCGCAATGACATTACTTCCATCTGTTATAATCAGGGAATCCAAAGGTATATTGTTTGCCTCTACAACTTCAGATATTCCACTAGCCGGCCAGTTAGTTCCACATAAAAAGGGTGGATCTGCTCCAACTAAAAATCTTGAAGGGTCTTTTTCCAGTTGTAAAATTAACTTGTCGTTGAGATCATAACCAGCAAATTCATACCCTTTATTATTTACTTCTGCGACAATTGTTAATTTATATAATGATGTTCTAAACAATCTTTTTTGTTCTTTAATGTCAGGTTTAATCTTAAAAATCAATTCTTTTAGTTTCAGTGATTTCGTTTTCTCTACATGAAAAGTTGCTTGGTCTAAATCCATAGGCACTTCCATCGTCTCATTCCTTTATTAATAGTTTGTTATTCCATAATCTAACACGCCAAGAGGTTATAACATCTAAAGCCTTATTTATGCTTTCTTTTTATAAATATACCATTATAAGTACAGAAATTAGAAGATTGTCAGTACAAGGGGCTTGCTGAAAGAAATCTAAAGTAATTAATAAAACCTGGAAGCAGCAAAACGTATGCTGCTCCAGGTTTTATTTATGGAAAATGGATTTTCCCTTGAGATTTAATCTAAAGTTATAATTTTTTCTGAAGCTCCATGTTCAAATTGAGGAATTTAGTGGTTTTACCGAATACATAATAATAATCAGTAAATTTTTCCAAAAGTAGACAATTGGCTTTTAAATAATGCTAATATTAAGCCATTAGTAATTCAGCTGTATTTTGAATCGACATTTTATACAAAGCTGTAAGCGCTTGATTTATATATTTTATTCAAACTATTGATTTTTCTAGATTTAGAGAGGCTGAATATTTATGGGAATGACCGAACTAAAAACCTGGGACTTTAATAAATCTACTTTGGAAAGTATCAAAAACGATACTTATTTTGACTATCCAGTGGTTTATTTTCTGAACAATAATACTACGGTATATATCGGAGAAACTGTGTCCTTTAAAAATCGGATGAAGTCTCACTTAAATAATATCGAGCGAAAGAAATTAGAAAAAATGACTCTCATCATTCATGAAGAATTTCACCGGTCGGCTACATACAATATCGAAACCAAACTCATCAATTATTTCTTAGGCGATAATCGCTACAAGCTGCAGAACAAGAGCCAGACTGTGCAAAGCGTAACGCACAACTACCATAACAAGGAATTCTACGATAAAGAGATATTTAATGATATATGGAAAGAACTATTGAAAAGAAAGATGGTAAATAATCCTGCTCACGTAATTGAAAACAGGGATATATTTAAACTTTCTCCTTTCAAAGAGCTGACGATGACACAACTAGAGCTTAAAACAAAAATCCTGGAAGTGTGTGAAGAGCACATCAATGACGATGAAACTTTCGTATTCATGGTTAAAGGCGAAGCGGGAGTTGGGAAGAGTGTGGTTCTGAGTTCCGTTTTTAATAGCATCCAGGAACGGGCGGCTGATAAAAGTTCTAACATCCATGGTACAAAGAATTATTTGCTCGTCAATCATTCGGAAATGCTGAAAACGTATAAAAACATCGCTGCCAATGTGAAGTTTCTTAAAAAGAATAACTTCGATAAGCCCACAAGTTTCATTAATAAACAAAAGAAATCTGCAGAAAAAGCGGAAATTGTTCTAGTCGACGAAGCGCATTTATTGCTGAGCAGAGCTGATGCTTTCAATGGATTTAACGAAGACAATCAATTGGAAGAAATCATCAAGCACAGCAAAGTCGTCATCGTTGTCTACGATGAAAAACAGGTCTTAAAACTGAAAAGCTATTGGGACAAAGAGAGGCTAAAGAAAATAGTGTCAGGCTATCAAAGAGAAGAACCCTATGTTTTAAGAGAACAGTTCCGCATGAATGCTGGGGACGAAGTGATCGACTGGATCGATAATTTTGTAGAGAAGCGGATTCTGAAGTTACCCAAAGATGAGCTGTATGATTTTCAAATATTCGACTCTGCAAAGGAAATGCATGATGCCATAGTGGAAAAGAATGAAGAACACGGCCTCTCTAGAGTGGTTTCTACATTCGATTATGAACATAAAAAAGATGGCGAGCAATATTACATTAGAGAAGATAGTCTTGAAATCCCATGGAATTCAACCGATGCCAGAAACACCTGGGCAGAAAAGCCGGAGACAATTAAAGAAGCGGGATCCATCTATACGATTCAAGGCTTCGATTTGAATTATGTTGGAGTGATATTAGGTCCATCAGTTACCTACGATGACTATAATGATTGTTTGAAGATTATTACTGAAAAGTATAGCGACACCGAAGCTTTCAGAGGGAAAGATGGCATTGTTGATATTGAAAAAGCGAAAGAACAAATCATATTGAATTCAATTAATGTGTTGATGAAGAGAGGGATTAAAGGGCTTTATATCTATGTTAGTAATGAGAAGTTAAGAAATCGTCTTTTAAGTTTATAAAAGAGATAAGGAAATAGTTGAAGCGAAGCAAATCAGTAGAGAGCATATTTTCTAGAATATTAAAAGTATTAGATTTCAGAGTTGAATATCTACGTTAAATCAACATGTTTTATTATTACAGATTGAATAGGGGGAAGTTTTTATGAAAGAAAAAGCACATTCACCAAACTTTTATCATTACCGATTAAATAATGATAAAATTTCAGGTCTATCTATTAAAGAGCAAAAAGAAAAAATATCATATTTTATTAAAAAAGAATGCAATAGTGAAAATTTACATTTCTTTTTAGGTTCTGGTTGCTCCTTACCTGCAGTTCCCTTAATGGGAGGCACATTCGAAAAAATTAAAGAAGAATTAAATGGAGAAGTGTTAGGTGAATTTGGTGGGGAAAGTAAGGATATCGAGGGTTATCTTAATTGGTTAAAAAATGCTATTACATTTAACGGGGAGAAAACAGAGAACGGTGCGAAATTTCAAGATGCTTTTGATAAAACTAAGCATGCATTAATTGAATCTATGCCTACAGACTACATAACTGGTACTGAAAAATATACTCTTATGGCCATTAAGAACTATCAAGATTTTTACAATATTATATTTTTACAACGCGAATATAAAAAACTTAACCCTATAAATATTTTCACTACAAATTATGACTTATTTAATGAAGTTTCTATGGAAAATTTAGGGGTCCATTATACAAACGGCTTTCGTGGAAATGTAAATAGAATTTTTGATCCGGCAGTATATCACTTGAGATTAGTTGATGCTGAAAACCGGTATAAAGATAGATGGAATGCGATTCGTAGGTATGTGAAGCTATATAAAATTCACGGTTCAATTGACTGGAAATATCACAATAAACTCGATTCAATTGTACAATCTAATGAAAATTCACATGAAGAAATCATGATTTATCCTACAGTAAATAAACATTTAGAAACTCAGCAATCTCCATATTCCGAACTTTTCAGAGAATTCACAATAAATTTGCAAAAAAAGAATTCTACACTAATTGTTATTGGTTATGGGTTTCCAGATGAACATATTAATCAGTTAATTTCTCAGGCGCTAAATAACGAAGATTTTACTTTAATAATTTTTGGCAATCTAGACGAAGAAAATGCGGAAAAATTCTATAAAAAACATTCTAATAAGAAAAACTTTCATTTTATTGGAGGAGATATAAAGCAAAAGGGCGACGGACATTATTTCGATAAGGTCATAAAATTTTTAGGAAATGGTGAACAGAATGTCGAAACAGAATAGTATCGGAGTCGTCAGTAAGGTATTTCCAAATATTATAGTTATTGAAATACCTGATACTTCAAAAATAAACAATAACTTTCAAGGCGATCTATATTTGTTTGAAGGCGTTAATACGTTCGTAACAATTTATAAATCGAAATATGAGAAATTTATATATCAAATAGTTAGTTTGTATGAACAAGAAAAGCCCTATATTAACCAAGAGGAAGAATCAAAATTTTCCGGAAAGGCATATTTTGAAGCAGTTCCAATTGGAGAAATTCAAGGTAAGAAGTTTGAATTTGGATTATCTAAGTTTCCAATGATAGGATACGATGTTTATATGACTTTAAATGAAGATATTGATTTAATCTTACAATTATCAAATAAAGAAATTTCTATAACTCTAGGTACATTAGCTACTCACAATAATTATTTACCCAAATTTTCTTTAGATAATATGCTGTCACATCATATGAGTATACTAGGAAATACTGGGTCTGGTAAATCTACTACTGCTAGAAAATTACTTCATGAAATTGTACATTTATTTGATAGAAACGAAATAGATATGGATAAAGTAAATTTCATAATTTTTGATGTACACGATGAATATGAGGGCTTGCCAAAAGAACATGTTAATAGAATCGAACTCGAAGAAATTTCGATTCCTTTAGAAACTTTAAAAATTGATGATTGGATTAATTTAGTGCAACCGTCTTCTGCTGCTCAATTACCAATATTAATGCAAGGGTTAAGAATGGCAAACTTATTAGAAAGCCATCAAGTAAGAATTGAATGGATTCAAGCTTTTTGTGCGTTAGAACTATACAATAATGTTCAAACTGATGCTGTAGCAAAAAGAACAAAAATAATTGGTCTATTAAGTGGCATCAATAGTGAGGAAATCCAAGAAATTCTTAAAAAATATACGCATTTTGGGAATTTTACTAACCCGAATGAAGAGCAATTCAAGAGTACTTTGGAATCTTACATCTTTAAAGAGTCTGGTTGGAGATATCATGAGTGTAAAATTAAAATTGAAATACTAATGGAGTCAGCTAAATGTGCTGTTTCTGATTTAAAAACTTTAATGACAGGCATAAATATTGTTTTTCTATTTGAAGAAATGAAAGGTAATTCACAAGCTCGATCTTATTGTTCTACACTTGTCAGTAGAATAGAGAATCTTATATCTAGTTATAGCAATAGCATGTTTGATAGTAATCCTGAAAAAAGAAAAAAGTTTAAAGAAGGCTTGGAATTACAAAGAGGTTTTACTCTTATTAAATTTTCTGGTATTGAAGATGCAGATCTTTTGTTTTTCACAGGTTATATATTGCGGTTTTTTTACAATCAACAAAAAGCTTCAAGAAAAACTAATGGTTCCCCACATGAGTTAATTCATTTTATTTTTGACGAGGCACATAAGTATATTAATGACAGTGATAAAGAGAATATACGCTCTCTAAAAATCTTTGAACAAATTGCGAAGGAAGGCAGAAAGTTTGGGATGTTTATGATTTTAGTCAGCCAACGTCCAAGTGAACTCTCTAGAACTGTTTTGTCGCAATGTAATAACTATATTCTACATAGGATTAGAAACAATATTGATATTGAGCAAATGAGAAAAAGCATTCCATATATTAACGAATCACAACTCAGAAGAATTTCATATTTAAAAACTGGATCAGCATTATTGGTTGGCGAAGCATTTTCAATTCCCATGGAATTAATAATTGATGGAACAGACTATGGGGAGCATTCGAAGACTTTAAAACCGTCAGATGTATGGAAAATAAAAAAGGTTTAATATAGTTCTCAAGTGTGTTAAACGTATATTTAAGAAAGCTCTGTAAATTACAAACAATTCTCTTGAAAACTTTTTCTTATTATTGTTAATAATATGATATTATAAATAAAAAACGGGGGATTTCTATGATAAAACTGGTGAATTTAGCCTCTAACTATAATTCCTTAGATAAGAACGCAATAAAAAAATTTAAAATTGAAAATGAGTTAAAATGTAACTATTGTGAATCAAAGTTTTTAAATTTAGAGGCTCTAAACATCGATTATCTTGTACCAAAAACGTTAGCAACAAAGATTTTTGAAAACACAAATAATTTAATTTGTATCTGCCACTCTTGCAACATGAATAAGGGGGCTAGATTTCCTGTTTCTCGAGACAAAGAGATGCTACTCCTTAATCCTTATATAGATGAACCAGAGGAACATTTTCTTTATGATGCTAGCGGCATGATTTTTAGCAATACAGAAAAGGGAAACGTTACTATTAATACTTTCAACTTAAACAGGAATGACCTTTTAAGAAGAAGAAAAGACGAATTGTTAAAATTTCATATTAAATGGAAAAGAGCTTCAATAACTACTGGGAAATTAATAGATAGCATAGATGATAAGTCTCAATTTGCAGGAATGAAAAGATATTTTTTAAAAAAATGGAAAAACAATAAATTCAATCATACATTAGAAATCAAAGGTGCGAGAACTGGACGTGAATCAGCCCTAAAAAATGAATCTAATTACTCTTTTAGAAGAACAAGAAGTACAGCGAATATTAAACACAATAAATCACTATGGCTGTCAAAAAAATTTTTGAAAAAGCATATAATTACTATTG is from Planococcus liqunii and encodes:
- a CDS encoding galactokinase; protein product: MIQQHVAQTFKDVFKTAEKPRFFFAPGRINLIGEHTDYNGGHVFPAAISFGTYAVAQKRPDQQLRFYSMNFPEEGIIECDLGDLSYNPDHGWANFPKGMIQQFTGNEFPISSGMDILFYGNIPNGAGLSSSASIEMATGVVLEGLFDLTIDRLQMIQLGQRVENDYIGVNSGIMDQFAIGKGKKDAAILLDCQTLKYSYAPVKLNDHEIVIINSNKQRTLAGSKYNERRSECEQALGDLRAELPVTSLGELTNEKFEQFQHLIGSDTNRRRAKHAVSENERTLLALDELEKGNLERFGELMNASHLSLRDDYEVTGAELDHIAETAWAHPGVIGARMTGAGFGGCAIAIVEQEQVKSLKETITESYTEAFGYAPSFYEAQISDGAKELVEEF
- a CDS encoding ROK family transcriptional regulator, whose translation is MRQGSFQWMKSMNKSIILNKIRKDGPISRAQIARETKLTPPTVSSNVKELIDQKIVEESDFGESLGGRKPTMLVINDQAFTIIGVDAGPEHIECIVADLAGKVLKRSQTKLELPINSEQFLAALKRGIAECLDGTSGREENIIGIGVAMHGVVDVERGVSLNAPILGLANIPIKEELEQAFGLEVKVENDARAMALGEYWFGNHGELESMLAVNVGRGVGAGLIIDGKLYHGFSDIAGEIGHMTIDLHGEICECGNRGCLQTFVTGPAIARKVTNRGAANPLTAETVYKLAVGGNRQFADILKESGQAMGVGLTNLIHIVNPEKIVLGGGVSKAEQFILPAIRETIQASALTPSASKTQVEVTKLGDDATLIGAITLLLVDLFELK
- a CDS encoding PucR family transcriptional regulator codes for the protein MKKIYPSLVVYQEESQGLDDSYNWFRTEAGEIIGIEKSELSPKDLSVLEAFMTPYRSDVPVLTPEEQKWRNAIDSDGADLVETEGTYRFVYFSIKENQISPELFKDALAELFPGNVPILWENGHEGILIEHESIGSDSISYEDIINILMSDLYIKIHFLVGPFRTGMERVSQYHAFMLTAAKAVFAESNKAVANLSDAVPYLLIDQANADHYRSIREMILQNYDDDEETLRMIEVFTKYNLNVSETAKALHLHRNSLQYRLDRFTENTGIDIRKFHQAMAVYLALLVKV
- a CDS encoding RCC1 domain-containing protein, whose product is MKRKEWKVIAAGYRHSVALQTDGTVLATGDNKDGQCDISDWRDIIAIEAGSAHIGSSHTVGLKKDGTVVAAGWNKYGQCKVDEWNEIVSIAAGWRRTVAIKTDGTVLAVGQNNEGQCNVGDWEDIVATSAGDWHTIGLKRDGTAVGVGNNRYGQRNLSDWHDLLGVAAGYLHTVGLKRNGTVVAMGSNKDGQCEVSGWKGIVAIAAGSNHTVGLKSDGSVVAVGRNNQGQCDVNDWHDIVAVSAGYAHTLGLKADGTVVAAGRNDEGQCNVSEWSGIGLSDT
- a CDS encoding DinB family protein — encoded protein: MKMFFHYNWMVREEWYQWCEEISEEELLKKRTGGQGSILKTLFHIADVEWSWIRLLEGKDDFQEDFEEYNSLEKVRKLDAQFRPEVEHFVANWDDSMEHRLLKTPGRDGTIDIDQWGEVMRHVIAHEIHHIGQLSVWSRELGREPVSANLVGRGLPELNKNK
- a CDS encoding DUF2075 domain-containing protein gives rise to the protein MTELKTWDFNKSTLESIKNDTYFDYPVVYFLNNNTTVYIGETVSFKNRMKSHLNNIERKKLEKMTLIIHEEFHRSATYNIETKLINYFLGDNRYKLQNKSQTVQSVTHNYHNKEFYDKEIFNDIWKELLKRKMVNNPAHVIENRDIFKLSPFKELTMTQLELKTKILEVCEEHINDDETFVFMVKGEAGVGKSVVLSSVFNSIQERAADKSSNIHGTKNYLLVNHSEMLKTYKNIAANVKFLKKNNFDKPTSFINKQKKSAEKAEIVLVDEAHLLLSRADAFNGFNEDNQLEEIIKHSKVVIVVYDEKQVLKLKSYWDKERLKKIVSGYQREEPYVLREQFRMNAGDEVIDWIDNFVEKRILKLPKDELYDFQIFDSAKEMHDAIVEKNEEHGLSRVVSTFDYEHKKDGEQYYIREDSLEIPWNSTDARNTWAEKPETIKEAGSIYTIQGFDLNYVGVILGPSVTYDDYNDCLKIITEKYSDTEAFRGKDGIVDIEKAKEQIILNSINVLMKRGIKGLYIYVSNEKLRNRLLSL
- a CDS encoding SIR2 family protein — encoded protein: MKEKAHSPNFYHYRLNNDKISGLSIKEQKEKISYFIKKECNSENLHFFLGSGCSLPAVPLMGGTFEKIKEELNGEVLGEFGGESKDIEGYLNWLKNAITFNGEKTENGAKFQDAFDKTKHALIESMPTDYITGTEKYTLMAIKNYQDFYNIIFLQREYKKLNPINIFTTNYDLFNEVSMENLGVHYTNGFRGNVNRIFDPAVYHLRLVDAENRYKDRWNAIRRYVKLYKIHGSIDWKYHNKLDSIVQSNENSHEEIMIYPTVNKHLETQQSPYSELFREFTINLQKKNSTLIVIGYGFPDEHINQLISQALNNEDFTLIIFGNLDEENAEKFYKKHSNKKNFHFIGGDIKQKGDGHYFDKVIKFLGNGEQNVETE
- a CDS encoding ATP-binding protein; translated protein: MSKQNSIGVVSKVFPNIIVIEIPDTSKINNNFQGDLYLFEGVNTFVTIYKSKYEKFIYQIVSLYEQEKPYINQEEESKFSGKAYFEAVPIGEIQGKKFEFGLSKFPMIGYDVYMTLNEDIDLILQLSNKEISITLGTLATHNNYLPKFSLDNMLSHHMSILGNTGSGKSTTARKLLHEIVHLFDRNEIDMDKVNFIIFDVHDEYEGLPKEHVNRIELEEISIPLETLKIDDWINLVQPSSAAQLPILMQGLRMANLLESHQVRIEWIQAFCALELYNNVQTDAVAKRTKIIGLLSGINSEEIQEILKKYTHFGNFTNPNEEQFKSTLESYIFKESGWRYHECKIKIEILMESAKCAVSDLKTLMTGINIVFLFEEMKGNSQARSYCSTLVSRIENLISSYSNSMFDSNPEKRKKFKEGLELQRGFTLIKFSGIEDADLLFFTGYILRFFYNQQKASRKTNGSPHELIHFIFDEAHKYINDSDKENIRSLKIFEQIAKEGRKFGMFMILVSQRPSELSRTVLSQCNNYILHRIRNNIDIEQMRKSIPYINESQLRRISYLKTGSALLVGEAFSIPMELIIDGTDYGEHSKTLKPSDVWKIKKV